From one Streptococcus pneumoniae genomic stretch:
- the comGD gene encoding competence type IV pilus minor pilin ComGD — protein MLESLITLFITSFLLLILSNSMHASFEKVQNQIFFLEFEQFYRESQQLSATSQEKLDLTIAQGRISNDYRQLAIPSSVQAPDYQVLHFDRAGGNSSLSKIVFQTKDETISYQLYIGNGKIKKTSS, from the coding sequence ATGTTAGAAAGTTTGATAACCCTCTTTATTACCAGTTTTTTACTCTTGATTTTGTCAAATTCCATGCATGCTTCTTTTGAAAAGGTGCAAAATCAGATTTTCTTTTTAGAATTTGAGCAATTCTACCGTGAAAGCCAGCAGTTAAGTGCAACTTCTCAGGAAAAGCTGGATTTGACCATTGCCCAAGGCCGGATTTCAAATGATTATCGCCAGCTAGCTATCCCAAGCTCTGTGCAGGCACCAGATTATCAAGTCTTGCATTTTGATCGAGCAGGTGGGAATTCTTCGCTGAGCAAGATTGTCTTTCAGACCAAGGATGAAACGATTAGTTATCAATTATATATCGGAAATGGAAAAATTAAGAAAACAAGCAGTTAG
- a CDS encoding class I SAM-dependent methyltransferase produces MNFETIEQAYHLLLENVQTLQNALSTSFYDALVEQNGIYVDGETELEVVKKNNQTLKELHLTKEEWRRSFQFLLMKAAQTEPLQANHQFTPDAIGLLLTFLVDSLVSREKIDVLEMGSGLGNLAETLLNHSQKDLNYLGMEVDDLLIDLSASMAEVMGADVSFAQGDAVRPQVLKDSDVIISDLPVGYYPDDRIAKRYQVAAEGEHTYAHHLLMEQSLKYLKTGGYAFFLAPNDLLTSPQSPLLKAWLKDHAQVLAMISLPETLFGHSQYAKSIFILQKQDEEVENPFVYPLTNIQNPEEMMQFRENFQKWVQRK; encoded by the coding sequence ATGAATTTTGAAACGATTGAGCAGGCGTATCACCTGCTACTAGAAAATGTCCAAACCTTGCAAAATGCCCTATCAACCAGTTTTTATGACGCCTTAGTAGAGCAAAATGGGATTTATGTGGATGGAGAGACAGAGTTAGAAGTCGTCAAAAAAAATAACCAGACCTTAAAAGAACTACATTTGACAAAAGAGGAGTGGCGACGATCTTTTCAGTTTCTATTGATGAAGGCAGCTCAAACCGAGCCATTACAAGCTAATCACCAGTTTACGCCTGATGCGATTGGTCTGCTCTTGACCTTTTTAGTGGATAGCCTTGTCAGTCGTGAGAAGATTGATGTTCTTGAAATGGGAAGTGGACTTGGCAATCTAGCGGAGACCTTGTTAAACCATAGCCAGAAAGACTTAAATTATCTAGGTATGGAAGTCGATGATTTACTGATTGATTTATCGGCTAGTATGGCAGAAGTCATGGGAGCAGATGTGAGTTTTGCACAGGGAGATGCGGTTCGTCCACAGGTTTTAAAAGACAGTGATGTGATTATTAGTGATCTGCCTGTGGGGTATTATCCAGATGATCGTATCGCTAAGCGCTATCAGGTGGCAGCTGAGGGTGAGCACACCTACGCCCATCATCTCTTGATGGAGCAATCGCTCAAATATCTAAAAACAGGCGGCTATGCTTTCTTTTTAGCACCTAATGATTTGCTGACAAGCCCTCAGAGTCCATTGCTCAAAGCATGGCTGAAAGACCATGCCCAAGTTCTAGCCATGATTAGCCTGCCAGAGACTCTATTTGGTCATAGCCAGTATGCAAAAAGTATTTTTATTTTACAAAAACAGGACGAAGAGGTAGAAAATCCTTTTGTCTATCCATTGACAAATATTCAAAATCCAGAAGAAATGATGCAATTTAGAGAAAATTTTCAAAAATGGGTTCAAAGAAAGTGA
- the comGG gene encoding competence type IV pilus minor pilin ComGG: MWKKKVKAGVLLYALFMAAVFSLVLQFYLNREVASSHNFLLSQERAKAYAMARFARDEIKENSGEIAFKQGTAHYQKEKMSLSITSHLASRRRYQFLFPHAQKEEKKTEEKVQKSISKTDSKTKLQEEKEELVSENRETPSHNSTLE; encoded by the coding sequence GTGTGGAAGAAAAAGGTTAAGGCAGGTGTCCTTCTGTATGCCCTTTTTATGGCAGCTGTGTTCAGCCTAGTTTTGCAATTTTATCTCAATCGTGAGGTGGCAAGCAGTCACAATTTTCTCTTGAGTCAAGAGCGAGCTAAAGCCTATGCTATGGCAAGGTTTGCTAGAGATGAGATCAAAGAAAATTCAGGAGAGATTGCCTTTAAACAGGGAACAGCGCATTATCAAAAAGAGAAAATGAGTCTTTCTATCACAAGCCATCTAGCATCTAGGCGCAGGTATCAGTTTTTATTCCCGCATGCTCAAAAAGAAGAGAAAAAGACAGAAGAAAAGGTGCAAAAGAGTATCAGCAAAACGGACTCAAAGACCAAACTTCAGGAAGAAAAAGAGGAGCTTGTTTCAGAAAATCGTGAAACTCCTTCTCACAACTCTACATTAGAATAG
- a CDS encoding bacteriocin secretion accessory protein, translating into MNEQFLESAEFYHRRYHNFSSRVILQTFVLLLFLLAFALFAKKEITLSAGASIEPKSILANIQSTSNNAIIENHLEENKAVKKGEVLVKYKREGEEAQQATLSSQLETLKEQKGQLELLKASLESGSSQFPAADKFGYEQAFQDYLNQAASLSANAEQQNATIASQNAVASNSQAELGNIINETNAKIADYQAVKSAIQTGASLDPATSGYDIYQAYSTQATDGTQEQFKSQYLAQVDSQISQLESALSGYRLQYAGSGAQQAYSASLTSQLESLKSQNLAKVGQEMTALDQKILEVEGNNKIQAGLTEKGEILAQEDGILHLNPETKSSSLVPEGTRLAQLYPTLAENSKVKITSYISSKDISSIKEGDKVRFTTVDDANKQMTLTSTISSIDTNATKTEKGNFFKIEAETTLTKKEASILRYGLEGRLVMITGQKTYFNYYKDKFLNQE; encoded by the coding sequence ATGAACGAACAATTTTTAGAAAGTGCTGAATTTTACCATCGTCGCTACCATAACTTTTCAAGTCGTGTAATTCTGCAAACCTTTGTACTCCTACTCTTTCTCCTAGCCTTTGCCCTCTTTGCCAAGAAAGAGATAACCCTCTCTGCAGGCGCTAGTATTGAACCAAAAAGTATTTTGGCCAATATCCAATCAACCAGCAATAACGCGATTATTGAGAATCATTTAGAGGAAAATAAGGCTGTTAAAAAAGGGGAAGTACTGGTCAAATATAAACGAGAGGGAGAAGAGGCCCAACAAGCCACTCTTTCTTCCCAATTAGAAACCCTAAAAGAACAAAAAGGTCAGTTAGAACTCCTCAAAGCCAGTCTTGAATCTGGTTCTAGCCAATTTCCTGCAGCGGATAAATTTGGCTATGAACAAGCCTTTCAAGACTATCTCAATCAAGCGGCTAGCCTCAGCGCCAATGCGGAGCAGCAAAATGCGACCATTGCTTCGCAAAATGCCGTTGCAAGCAATTCTCAGGCAGAACTAGGCAATATCATCAATGAGACCAATGCCAAGATTGCCGATTACCAAGCCGTCAAATCAGCTATCCAAACAGGAGCTAGCCTGGACCCCGCAACAAGTGGCTATGACATTTATCAAGCCTACAGCACCCAAGCAACCGACGGTACCCAAGAACAGTTCAAAAGCCAATACCTGGCACAAGTCGATAGCCAAATCAGCCAACTAGAATCTGCTTTATCAGGCTACCGTCTACAATACGCAGGATCAGGAGCTCAACAAGCTTATTCTGCTAGCCTTACAAGCCAATTAGAATCTCTTAAATCACAAAATCTAGCTAAAGTGGGGCAAGAAATGACAGCACTAGATCAAAAGATTCTGGAAGTTGAAGGCAATAATAAGATTCAAGCTGGATTGACAGAAAAAGGAGAAATCCTAGCTCAGGAAGACGGTATTCTTCATCTCAATCCAGAGACCAAAAGTTCTAGCTTGGTGCCTGAAGGGACAAGACTAGCTCAGCTCTACCCAACTCTAGCAGAAAACAGTAAGGTGAAAATCACCAGCTATATCTCCTCTAAGGACATTTCTAGTATCAAAGAAGGGGATAAAGTTCGCTTTACGACTGTTGACGACGCCAATAAGCAAATGACCTTAACATCTACCATTTCTAGCATTGATACCAATGCGACAAAGACAGAAAAAGGAAATTTCTTCAAAATTGAAGCAGAAACTACCCTCACGAAAAAAGAGGCTTCTATTCTTCGTTATGGTTTAGAAGGACGTTTGGTAATGATTACGGGACAAAAGACCTATTTTAATTACTATAAAGACAAGTTTTTGAATCAAGAGTAG
- the comGA gene encoding competence type IV pilus ATPase ComGA, whose protein sequence is MVQEIAQEIIKQARDKKAQDIYFIPKEDCYELHMRIGDERQLIGQYDFEKFAAVISHFKFTAGMNVGEKRRSQLGSCDYLCGQEEVSLRLSTVGDYRGLESLVIRLLHDKADELHFWFADVETLSKNICQRGLYLFSGPVGSGKTTLMHYLSQKRFKGQQIMSIEDPVEIKQDDMLQLQLNEAIGLTYENLIKLSLRHRPDLLIIGEIRDSETARAVVRASLTGATVFSTIHAKSIRGVYERLLELGVSEDELRIVLQGVCYQRLIKGGGLVDFASQNYQEHQPDVWNAEIDQLFAAGHISLEQAESEKIIHK, encoded by the coding sequence ATGGTTCAAGAAATTGCACAAGAGATTATCAAGCAAGCAAGAGACAAAAAGGCGCAGGATATTTATTTTATTCCAAAAGAAGATTGCTATGAGCTGCATATGAGGATTGGAGATGAAAGGCAGCTGATTGGTCAGTATGATTTTGAAAAATTTGCTGCAGTCATTAGTCATTTTAAATTCACAGCTGGGATGAATGTTGGGGAAAAACGCCGCAGTCAGTTGGGCTCCTGTGATTATCTTTGTGGACAAGAGGAGGTTTCTCTACGCTTATCCACAGTTGGAGATTACAGAGGTCTTGAAAGTCTTGTTATTCGCTTGCTTCATGATAAGGCAGATGAGTTGCATTTTTGGTTTGCGGATGTGGAAACATTAAGCAAAAATATTTGCCAGCGTGGGCTTTACCTTTTTTCAGGCCCTGTCGGCAGTGGAAAAACGACCCTTATGCATTATCTGTCTCAAAAGCGATTTAAAGGACAGCAGATTATGTCCATCGAAGATCCTGTGGAAATCAAGCAGGATGATATGCTCCAGTTACAGTTAAATGAAGCGATTGGCTTGACCTATGAAAATCTAATCAAGCTATCTTTGCGTCATCGACCGGATTTATTGATTATAGGGGAAATCAGGGATAGTGAGACAGCGCGTGCCGTGGTCAGGGCAAGCCTAACAGGGGCTACGGTATTTTCTACTATCCACGCTAAAAGTATCCGTGGTGTGTATGAACGTTTATTAGAATTAGGGGTCAGCGAGGATGAATTGCGGATTGTCTTACAGGGCGTATGTTATCAACGGTTAATCAAGGGAGGAGGACTTGTCGATTTTGCCAGCCAAAACTATCAAGAGCACCAGCCAGATGTCTGGAATGCAGAAATTGATCAGCTTTTTGCAGCAGGACATATCAGTCTTGAACAGGCGGAAAGCGAAAAAATTATCCACAAGTAA
- the comGC gene encoding competence type IV pilus major pilin ComGC — protein MKKLKQAQVKAFTLVEMLVVLLIISVLMLLFVPNLTKQKDAVAEKGNAAVVKVVESQAELYELNHVGETATLGKLEKEGQITDKQVEAYHKALASGKVEKGREISD, from the coding sequence ATGAAAAAATTGAAACAAGCACAGGTCAAAGCGTTTACCTTGGTAGAAATGTTAGTGGTACTTCTTATCATCAGTGTCCTCATGCTCTTGTTTGTACCAAACTTAACCAAGCAAAAAGATGCGGTGGCAGAAAAAGGAAATGCAGCGGTGGTTAAGGTGGTGGAAAGCCAAGCGGAGCTATATGAGTTAAATCACGTTGGTGAAACTGCAACTCTTGGGAAATTAGAAAAAGAAGGACAGATTACGGACAAGCAGGTAGAAGCTTACCATAAAGCCCTTGCCTCTGGAAAAGTCGAAAAAGGGCGTGAGATTAGTGATTAA
- the comGE gene encoding competence type IV pilus minor pilin ComGE, which yields MEKLRKQAVRGSILLEALLAFSVFAFIATFLLAHIHESRKEQAQQLAQEEVFRTAKMALQTEQSDVAVNGVAIHVEKSAQALTVYHGKEEIIRVEK from the coding sequence ATGGAAAAATTAAGAAAACAAGCAGTTAGGGGGAGCATTCTACTAGAGGCTCTCCTTGCCTTTAGTGTCTTTGCTTTTATCGCCACTTTTTTACTGGCTCATATTCATGAGTCAAGAAAAGAGCAAGCTCAGCAATTGGCACAAGAAGAAGTCTTTCGCACGGCGAAAATGGCCTTGCAGACAGAGCAGAGTGATGTGGCTGTAAATGGTGTAGCGATTCATGTGGAAAAATCCGCTCAAGCACTCACTGTTTATCATGGAAAGGAGGAAATCATACGTGTGGAAAAATAG
- a CDS encoding DUF1033 family protein, which produces MYCVVEMYGDYEPWWFLEGWEDDIVKTWTFDDYYTALKHYKHHWVDLAEGSPFYRSRSDLMTIFWDPGDERWCEECGEYIQQYHSLMLLEDDHVIPQSKFRPGYNKQNASEKHRVCQNRNN; this is translated from the coding sequence ATGTATTGTGTAGTAGAGATGTATGGAGATTATGAACCCTGGTGGTTTTTAGAAGGTTGGGAAGATGACATCGTCAAAACATGGACATTTGACGATTATTATACTGCGCTGAAACATTACAAACATCATTGGGTCGATTTGGCTGAGGGGTCTCCATTTTATAGAAGTCGTAGTGATTTAATGACGATTTTTTGGGATCCAGGCGATGAGCGTTGGTGTGAGGAGTGTGGAGAGTATATCCAGCAGTATCATTCGCTCATGCTCTTAGAAGATGACCATGTGATTCCACAAAGTAAGTTCCGCCCAGGCTATAATAAACAAAATGCGTCTGAAAAGCACCGCGTATGTCAAAATAGAAATAATTAG
- the comGB gene encoding competence type IV pilus assembly protein ComGB, which produces MQKLISFLQQDISVLNRRKAKKLSTSKQKKVIELFNNLFSSGFHLAETVDFLGRSALLETAYVEKMRKGLSTGQPFSRIMGSLGFSDAIVTQLSLAEFHGNLALSMVKIEEYLDNLAKVKKKLIEVATYPLLLLGFLVLIMLGLRNYLLPQMDSSNLATQVISHLPQIFLGIILVLSLVIFAFLLYVRKTAKLKVFSHLSKIPFFGQYIKIYLTAYYAREWGNMIGQGLELSQIFQMMQEQASQLFQEIGRDLELALQNGQEFSQKVQDYPFFKKELGLIIEYGEVKSRLGSELEVYAEKTWEEFFTRVNRAMNLVQPLVFVFVALMIVMLYAAMLLPIYENMEVQI; this is translated from the coding sequence ATGCAGAAATTGATCAGCTTTTTGCAGCAGGACATATCAGTCTTGAACAGGCGGAAAGCGAAAAAATTATCCACAAGTAAACAGAAAAAAGTCATCGAACTCTTTAATAACCTCTTCTCTAGTGGCTTTCATCTAGCAGAAACAGTGGATTTCTTGGGGAGAAGTGCGCTATTAGAGACAGCTTATGTGGAGAAGATGCGAAAAGGTTTATCCACAGGTCAACCCTTTTCAAGAATTATGGGAAGTCTTGGTTTTTCAGATGCCATTGTCACCCAGCTGTCCTTGGCAGAATTTCATGGAAATCTAGCCCTCAGTATGGTCAAGATCGAGGAGTATCTAGATAATCTCGCTAAGGTGAAAAAGAAATTGATTGAGGTGGCGACTTATCCTCTTCTTCTATTAGGATTTTTGGTCTTGATTATGCTGGGGTTGCGCAACTATCTCTTGCCTCAAATGGATAGTAGCAATCTAGCAACTCAAGTGATTAGCCATTTGCCTCAGATTTTTCTGGGAATTATCCTAGTTTTATCTCTTGTTATCTTTGCTTTTTTGCTCTATGTTCGAAAAACAGCCAAACTCAAAGTCTTTTCTCATCTGTCAAAAATTCCCTTTTTTGGACAGTATATTAAGATTTATCTCACCGCCTATTATGCGAGAGAGTGGGGCAATATGATTGGACAAGGCTTAGAACTCAGCCAGATTTTTCAGATGATGCAAGAACAAGCATCCCAGCTCTTTCAAGAAATCGGACGAGATCTGGAGTTGGCTCTGCAAAATGGACAGGAATTTTCTCAAAAAGTCCAAGACTATCCCTTTTTCAAGAAAGAATTGGGCTTGATTATTGAATATGGCGAAGTCAAATCGCGCTTGGGAAGTGAGCTAGAAGTCTATGCGGAAAAGACATGGGAGGAGTTTTTCACGCGTGTCAATAGAGCCATGAACTTAGTCCAGCCCCTTGTATTTGTCTTTGTCGCCCTTATGATTGTGATGCTCTATGCAGCGATGTTATTACCCATTTATGAAAATATGGAGGTTCAAATTTAA
- the comGF gene encoding competence type IV pilus minor pilin ComGF, with translation MWKNSKVAAFTLLEALVSLLVISGSILLFQSMTQLLASEIQAQQNNEVKEWLLFADQLDAELSRSQFDKVENGKLYVLQDGKAIAFGKSNKDDFRKTDSNGRGYQPMVYGVTEAQISKDGSIVHIDLRFEKGLERKYIYRVEEKG, from the coding sequence GTGTGGAAAAATAGCAAAGTAGCTGCTTTTACGCTCCTAGAAGCCTTGGTTTCGCTGCTTGTTATCAGTGGCAGTATCCTCCTATTTCAGTCCATGACGCAGCTTCTTGCGTCTGAAATTCAGGCGCAACAAAATAACGAGGTCAAGGAATGGTTGCTTTTTGCAGATCAATTAGACGCTGAGTTGAGCCGAAGTCAGTTTGACAAGGTTGAAAATGGGAAACTTTACGTCCTTCAAGATGGTAAAGCCATTGCCTTTGGAAAGTCCAATAAAGATGATTTTCGAAAGACAGACAGCAATGGTCGTGGCTATCAGCCTATGGTGTATGGGGTGACAGAGGCTCAGATTTCAAAAGATGGCTCGATTGTTCATATTGATCTTCGTTTTGAAAAAGGTTTAGAAAGGAAGTATATTTATCGTGTGGAAGAAAAAGGTTAA
- a CDS encoding bifunctional 2',3'-cyclic-nucleotide 2'-phosphodiesterase/3'-nucleotidase — translation MKKSFMFKSTVALATFTALAAHPQLVLANEKEQVEPINTEQTTSPSLDVTNTETPAVNVATLSSTSTETSDIKPIEGQNVDVRILATTDLHTNLVNYDYYQDKPVETLGLAKTALLIEEAKKENPNTVLVDNGDTIQGTPLGTYKSIVKPIEKGEEHPMYVALNALGYDIGTLGNHEFNYGLDYLNKVIETAKMPIVNANVLDAKTGDFVYEPYKILEKTFVDTEGRKTLLKIGVTGIVPPQIMLWDKANLEGKVIVRDSVDAVKDMIPTLRKAGADIVLVLSHSGIGDDVYEHGEENVGYQIASLAGVDAVVTGHSHAEFPSGNGTGFYEKYKGVDGIKGKINGTPVTMAGKYGDHLGIIDLNLTYTDGKWSVNTSKGQIRKIDTKSKAADETIVNLAKEAHEGTVNYVRQQVGTTTAPITSFFALVKDDPSVQIVNNAQRWYAQQELAGTPEANLPILSAAAPFKAGTRNDPTAYTNIPAGPIAIKNVADLYLYDNVTAIVKVTGAQLKEWLEMSAGQFNTIDPNSTQPQNLVNTDYRTYNFDVIDGVTYRIDVTQPNKYDRNGKVVNETANRIVNLEYQGKAIDPNQEFIVVTNNYRSNGTFPGVKDASVKRLLNLENRQAIINYILAQKEINPSADQNWYFADTIKGLDLRFMTAESAKDLIKDLADVNYIEPASIEGFGVYRFTYVEPTVQVDDTEVPPTAPSTPVEKDIQEELTLPGGQKVTLPIQKETQVQILGAKQNKASKLAAPSKQSAEKSSLPKTGQTTSSLGFLGFATLALAGLGLKKGKHSEQ, via the coding sequence ATGAAAAAATCATTCATGTTCAAAAGTACAGTTGCTCTTGCAACCTTTACTGCCCTTGCTGCTCACCCGCAATTAGTCCTTGCTAATGAGAAAGAGCAAGTTGAACCTATCAACACAGAGCAAACTACGTCCCCTTCTCTTGATGTAACAAATACAGAGACTCCTGCTGTGAATGTAGCTACTCTTTCATCTACAAGCACAGAGACTAGCGATATTAAGCCAATTGAGGGACAAAACGTGGATGTCCGTATCCTTGCAACCACAGACCTGCACACCAATCTCGTCAACTATGACTACTACCAAGATAAACCTGTGGAAACATTGGGACTGGCTAAAACAGCACTCTTAATCGAAGAAGCTAAAAAAGAAAATCCAAATACAGTCTTGGTTGATAATGGCGACACCATCCAAGGAACACCGCTTGGAACCTATAAATCAATTGTCAAACCTATCGAAAAAGGGGAAGAACATCCTATGTATGTCGCCCTTAATGCTCTAGGATACGATATTGGAACCCTTGGTAATCACGAATTTAATTATGGTTTGGACTATCTAAATAAAGTCATTGAAACTGCCAAGATGCCAATTGTCAATGCTAATGTTTTAGATGCTAAAACAGGCGATTTTGTCTATGAGCCTTACAAGATCTTGGAAAAAACCTTTGTAGATACCGAAGGACGCAAGACCCTTCTTAAAATCGGGGTGACAGGAATTGTTCCTCCACAAATCATGCTTTGGGATAAGGCAAACTTAGAAGGCAAGGTCATCGTGCGTGACTCTGTGGATGCGGTGAAGGACATGATTCCTACTCTTCGTAAGGCTGGAGCAGATATCGTTCTTGTCCTATCTCATTCAGGCATTGGAGATGATGTTTATGAGCATGGGGAAGAAAATGTCGGCTACCAAATTGCTAGCTTAGCAGGTGTTGATGCAGTAGTGACAGGGCATTCACATGCGGAATTCCCAAGTGGAAACGGTACAGGCTTTTATGAGAAGTACAAGGGCGTTGACGGCATCAAAGGAAAAATCAATGGCACACCTGTCACCATGGCAGGTAAATACGGAGACCATCTTGGAATCATTGACCTCAATCTAACCTACACTGATGGCAAGTGGAGTGTGAACACAAGCAAGGGACAAATCCGCAAGATTGATACCAAGTCAAAAGCAGCAGATGAAACCATTGTTAATCTTGCCAAAGAAGCGCATGAAGGCACTGTTAACTATGTCCGTCAACAAGTCGGTACAACGACAGCCCCAATCACCAGCTTCTTTGCCTTGGTGAAAGACGATCCATCTGTCCAAATCGTCAATAATGCCCAACGCTGGTATGCACAGCAAGAACTAGCAGGTACACCAGAAGCCAATCTCCCAATTCTTTCAGCGGCAGCTCCATTTAAGGCAGGTACACGAAATGACCCAACTGCCTACACCAACATTCCAGCTGGACCAATTGCTATCAAAAACGTAGCCGACCTCTATCTCTATGATAATGTAACAGCTATCGTCAAGGTGACAGGCGCTCAGTTGAAAGAATGGTTGGAAATGTCTGCTGGGCAGTTTAACACGATTGATCCAAATTCTACACAACCACAAAATCTCGTCAATACAGACTATCGGACCTATAACTTCGATGTGATTGATGGCGTGACCTACCGTATTGATGTTACACAACCAAATAAATATGACCGAAATGGAAAAGTTGTCAATGAAACAGCTAACCGAATTGTCAATCTTGAATATCAAGGAAAAGCGATTGACCCAAATCAGGAATTTATCGTTGTTACCAACAACTATCGTTCGAACGGAACTTTCCCAGGAGTGAAAGACGCTAGTGTCAAACGCTTGTTGAACTTGGAAAACCGCCAAGCGATCATCAATTATATCTTGGCTCAAAAGGAAATCAATCCTAGTGCTGACCAAAACTGGTACTTTGCCGATACCATCAAAGGCTTAGACTTACGCTTTATGACGGCAGAATCAGCCAAGGATTTGATCAAAGACTTAGCCGATGTCAACTACATCGAACCGGCAAGCATCGAAGGTTTTGGAGTATACCGCTTCACCTATGTAGAACCAACTGTGCAAGTAGATGACACAGAGGTTCCACCAACTGCACCATCAACGCCAGTTGAAAAAGACATTCAAGAAGAACTGACTCTTCCAGGCGGTCAAAAAGTGACCTTGCCAATCCAAAAAGAAACTCAAGTGCAAATATTAGGAGCAAAACAAAACAAGGCCTCTAAACTGGCTGCTCCAAGCAAGCAATCTGCAGAGAAAAGCAGTCTACCAAAAACAGGTCAGACAACTTCTTCTCTAGGATTCCTAGGCTTTGCAACACTAGCACTAGCAGGTCTTGGATTAAAAAAAGGAAAACATTCTGAACAATAA
- a CDS encoding acetate kinase produces MSKTIAINAGSSSLKWQLYAMPEETVLAKGLIERIGLPDSISTVKFDGRAEQQVLDIENHTQAVKILLDDLIRFEIIKAYDEITGVGHRVVAGGEFFKESTLVDDEVLQKIEELTLLAPLHNGANADGIRAFKELLPDITSVAVFDTSFHTTMPEKAYRYPLPTKYYTENQVRKYGAHGTSHQYVAQEAAKHLGRPVEELKIITAHIGNGGSITAVNGGKSVDTSMGFTPLAGLMMGTRTGDIDAAIIPYLMEHTDDLKTPADISRVLNRESGLLGVSGQSSDMRDIESAMEAGDKDATLAFDMFVDRIQKYIGQYFAVLNGADAIVFTAGIGENSDLVRAAVIDGLSWFGCDILPEKNVRGADGIISSEDAKVKVLVIPTDEELVIARDVERLKK; encoded by the coding sequence ATGTCAAAAACAATTGCAATCAATGCTGGAAGTTCAAGTTTGAAATGGCAACTGTATGCCATGCCAGAAGAAACAGTCCTTGCCAAAGGATTGATTGAGCGTATTGGCTTGCCAGATTCGATTTCAACCGTAAAATTTGATGGACGTGCTGAACAGCAAGTCCTAGATATTGAAAATCACACACAAGCAGTGAAAATCTTGTTAGATGATTTGATTCGTTTTGAGATTATCAAAGCTTATGATGAAATCACAGGTGTTGGACACCGTGTGGTGGCTGGTGGCGAATTCTTCAAAGAATCAACACTTGTTGATGATGAAGTGTTGCAAAAAATCGAAGAGTTGACTCTTCTTGCACCGCTTCACAATGGAGCTAATGCAGATGGGATTCGTGCCTTCAAGGAATTGCTACCAGATATTACAAGTGTAGCCGTATTTGATACATCATTCCATACGACAATGCCAGAGAAGGCTTATCGCTATCCATTGCCAACTAAGTATTATACAGAAAATCAAGTTCGTAAATATGGAGCTCATGGAACGAGCCATCAGTATGTTGCACAAGAAGCTGCTAAACATCTTGGTCGTCCAGTGGAAGAGTTGAAAATCATCACAGCACATATCGGAAATGGTGGTTCTATCACAGCTGTTAACGGTGGAAAATCTGTGGATACCTCTATGGGATTCACTCCACTTGCAGGGCTTATGATGGGAACGCGTACGGGAGATATCGATGCGGCAATTATTCCTTACTTGATGGAGCATACAGATGATTTGAAAACACCAGCTGATATCAGTCGTGTCTTGAACCGCGAATCAGGTCTATTAGGTGTATCTGGTCAATCAAGTGATATGCGCGATATTGAAAGTGCCATGGAGGCTGGTGATAAAGATGCCACTCTTGCCTTTGATATGTTTGTGGATCGTATTCAAAAATACATCGGTCAATACTTTGCCGTGTTAAATGGAGCAGATGCAATTGTCTTTACAGCAGGAATTGGGGAAAACTCTGACCTTGTTCGTGCAGCTGTAATCGATGGCTTGTCTTGGTTTGGTTGTGATATCTTGCCAGAAAAGAATGTCCGTGGGGCAGACGGTATCATTTCAAGTGAAGACGCTAAAGTGAAAGTCCTTGTAATCCCAACAGACGAAGAATTGGTCATTGCACGCGACGTAGAACGTTTGAAAAAATAA